A region of Alteromonadaceae bacterium 2753L.S.0a.02 DNA encodes the following proteins:
- a CDS encoding dTDP-4-dehydrorhamnose reductase: MSYRILIRQHTADLARLFLAAMEDYPFVLLTPSDENLDWENPKAVAGYVNEKSPNLVINFNAQYNRVTEQDLAVAKALASVSMARKLPFLQLSSFRVFYAVNDDAQELPESPVVCAPEAPLCVQLENSVLASDVALILRLPWLLDGVNGCLFDEINSKLVRGSLGPVSDFHRLTLVHSPYVIRCLIAMIQQIFCGANNWGVFHLRASDSCSEAELVDTIVRMIHNETGSETPTPNVVVGKDEGRLLAGAANLAGRRCTDEFGIQFPSWRHGFKSQIKRWLHDQGMLPDMRKVDR, from the coding sequence TTGAGTTATCGCATATTAATACGCCAACATACCGCTGATCTCGCGAGATTGTTTTTGGCCGCTATGGAAGATTATCCTTTCGTGCTGCTAACGCCATCGGATGAAAATCTCGATTGGGAAAATCCAAAAGCCGTTGCGGGTTATGTTAACGAGAAGAGCCCAAATCTCGTTATAAACTTCAACGCGCAATACAATCGGGTAACAGAACAAGATCTCGCCGTGGCCAAAGCGTTGGCCTCGGTGAGCATGGCCCGTAAGTTACCTTTTCTTCAGTTGTCGTCGTTCAGGGTGTTTTATGCCGTTAACGATGATGCACAAGAATTACCAGAGAGCCCCGTGGTATGCGCGCCCGAGGCGCCTCTTTGCGTTCAGCTCGAAAACAGTGTCCTCGCCTCTGATGTCGCGCTCATACTACGTTTGCCCTGGCTTCTCGATGGGGTGAACGGCTGCCTGTTTGACGAAATCAACTCAAAGCTGGTGCGTGGGTCATTGGGGCCGGTGTCCGATTTTCACCGCTTGACGCTTGTGCACTCGCCTTATGTAATACGTTGCCTTATTGCGATGATCCAGCAGATCTTTTGCGGAGCCAATAATTGGGGAGTGTTTCATTTGCGGGCTTCCGATTCATGTTCTGAGGCGGAACTTGTTGACACTATTGTTCGCATGATCCACAACGAAACCGGTTCAGAAACGCCGACGCCCAATGTGGTCGTGGGAAAGGATGAGGGGCGTTTGTTGGCTGGTGCTGCAAATCTCGCAGGTCGTCGGTGTACCGATGAGTTTGGAATACAATTTCCCTCATGGAGGCACGGATTTAAATCGCAAATTAAGCGCTGGCTGCACGATCAAGGCATGCTTCCCGACATGCGAAAAGTCGATCGGTAA
- a CDS encoding 3-oxoacyl-[acyl-carrier-protein] synthase-1, with product MKRVVVTGMGIVSCIGNDVDTVLSSLKTGKSGITFSESYQEMKFRSLVAGSIDLDLSERIDRKILRFMGDASGYAYVAMEQAIADSGLEPHMVSSERAGIIMGSGGASTKSVVDSADIMRDRGVKRAGPYRVTQTMGSTTSACLATPFKIKGVNYTISSACATSAHCIGNAMELIQLGKQDIVFAGGGEEEHWTLTGLFDAMGALSTKYNDTPQTASRPYDVTRDGFVIAGGGGCLVVESLDHALARGAKIYAELVGYGATSDGYDMVAPSGEGAARCMRQAMAGVQGPVDYINSHGTSTPVGDLAELKAVKEVFGNNMPKISSTKSLTGHSLGATGVQEAIYTLLMMQHGFVAGSSNITELDPEAAGLPIVKAAEDAELNVAMSNSFGFGGTNATLVFGKYQN from the coding sequence ATGAAACGCGTTGTCGTAACTGGCATGGGAATCGTTTCGTGCATTGGAAATGATGTAGACACCGTACTCTCATCTCTGAAAACGGGAAAATCCGGCATTACATTTAGCGAAAGCTACCAGGAAATGAAGTTTCGCAGTTTGGTTGCCGGCTCCATAGACCTGGATCTTAGCGAACGTATTGATCGCAAAATATTACGATTCATGGGTGATGCCTCAGGATACGCTTATGTAGCCATGGAGCAGGCAATTGCAGACTCAGGCCTTGAGCCCCACATGGTTTCGAGCGAACGTGCCGGCATTATTATGGGCTCTGGCGGCGCATCTACGAAAAGTGTGGTCGACTCAGCCGACATTATGCGCGACCGCGGTGTAAAACGCGCCGGCCCTTACCGGGTGACCCAAACCATGGGTAGCACGACCTCCGCATGCCTGGCAACACCGTTCAAAATCAAAGGTGTCAACTACACCATATCTTCTGCTTGCGCGACTAGCGCCCACTGTATTGGCAACGCGATGGAGCTTATCCAACTCGGTAAACAGGATATTGTGTTTGCCGGCGGCGGTGAAGAAGAACACTGGACCCTAACTGGTCTGTTCGATGCCATGGGAGCATTATCTACTAAATACAACGACACACCTCAAACAGCATCACGCCCCTATGATGTCACTCGCGATGGTTTTGTCATTGCCGGCGGCGGCGGCTGCCTTGTGGTTGAATCACTCGATCACGCTCTTGCTCGCGGAGCGAAAATTTATGCTGAACTGGTTGGCTACGGCGCAACCTCCGACGGCTACGATATGGTAGCCCCTTCCGGTGAAGGCGCTGCGCGTTGTATGCGCCAGGCCATGGCTGGGGTTCAGGGCCCGGTCGATTACATTAATTCACATGGCACCAGTACTCCAGTCGGTGACCTCGCTGAATTGAAGGCGGTGAAAGAAGTGTTTGGCAATAATATGCCGAAAATCAGTTCCACCAAATCTCTCACAGGCCACTCTCTCGGCGCGACCGGCGTTCAGGAAGCCATTTACACACTTTTGATGATGCAACACGGATTTGTGGCGGGTTCTTCAAATATTACTGAACTGGACCCAGAAGCTGCAGGGCTACCCATTGTTAAAGCTGCCGAAGATGCAGAACTCAATGTGGCAATGTCGAATAGTTTCGGATTTGGCGGCACAAACGCAACTTTGGTATTTGGCAAATATCAAAACTAA
- a CDS encoding 3-hydroxydecanoyl-[acyl-carrier-protein] dehydratase — MNDTLLSNEKEIAKRSYRTSYLHRQEIYHIQVTLFYGLLELLTQVYWTSQAYRVEWRLFLRITSLPVRNFLLMQSFEQNSSYTRDELISCGTGDMFGPGNAQLPVPNMLMLDRVTHISQTGGEYGKGEIIAELDISPDLWFFDCHFPGDPVMPGCLGLDAMWQLVGFFLAWKGNPGRGRALGSGEVKFAGQILPTAHKVTYHIHLKRVIERKLIMGIADGRVAVDGKEIYFAKDLRVGLFTNTDTF, encoded by the coding sequence ATGAACGACACCTTGTTGTCTAATGAAAAGGAAATAGCGAAAAGATCCTATCGAACCTCCTATTTACATAGGCAGGAAATATACCACATTCAGGTGACACTTTTTTACGGGCTACTCGAGCTTTTAACCCAGGTATACTGGACAAGCCAAGCCTACAGGGTAGAATGGCGCCTTTTTCTGAGGATAACCTCATTACCCGTTCGGAACTTCTTGCTTATGCAATCATTTGAACAAAACTCATCCTATACGCGTGACGAACTCATATCTTGTGGCACCGGAGATATGTTCGGCCCCGGCAATGCGCAGCTACCCGTGCCAAATATGCTGATGCTCGATCGCGTTACCCACATCAGCCAAACCGGCGGCGAGTACGGCAAGGGTGAGATCATCGCCGAGCTGGATATAAGCCCTGACCTATGGTTCTTCGACTGTCACTTCCCTGGCGACCCAGTGATGCCAGGGTGTTTGGGCCTCGATGCCATGTGGCAACTGGTGGGCTTTTTCCTCGCCTGGAAAGGCAATCCCGGGCGCGGCCGAGCGCTGGGTTCTGGAGAAGTAAAATTTGCCGGCCAAATTCTGCCCACTGCCCACAAAGTGACCTATCATATTCATTTGAAGCGCGTCATCGAACGCAAACTAATCATGGGTATAGCAGATGGCAGGGTTGCGGTCGATGGCAAAGAAATCTATTTCGCAAAGGATTTACGTGTCGGATTATTTACCAATACAGATACCTTTTAA
- a CDS encoding UTP--glucose-1-phosphate uridylyltransferase yields the protein MISKCLFPVAGYGTRFLPATKSMPKEMLPVVNKPLVQYGVEEALQAGLHEIGFVTGRGKRAIADHFDVSYELEHQIAGTSKEQYLTSIRDVIAKGSFSFTRQSEMRGLGDAILNGRRLIGNQPFGVVLSDDLCVADEDGEGVLAQMVKLFKQFRCSIVAVQEVPQEQISAFGVIAGSPLKENIYQVNEMVEKPAPEDAPSNLAIIGRYILTPDIFEIIENTPPGKNNEIQLTDALMTQARNGCVLAYKFKGRRFDCGSVAGFVEATNFVYENVYSQD from the coding sequence ATGATCAGCAAGTGTTTATTCCCGGTAGCCGGTTATGGAACCCGGTTTTTACCAGCCACAAAATCAATGCCGAAAGAAATGTTGCCCGTCGTAAACAAGCCTTTGGTGCAATATGGTGTTGAAGAGGCTCTCCAGGCGGGGTTACACGAAATAGGCTTCGTTACCGGTCGAGGAAAGCGAGCTATCGCCGATCACTTCGACGTGAGTTATGAGTTGGAGCACCAAATCGCCGGTACTAGTAAAGAGCAATATCTCACATCTATACGTGACGTTATTGCGAAGGGTTCATTTTCTTTTACGCGCCAAAGTGAAATGCGCGGCCTGGGGGATGCGATTCTGAATGGCCGCCGCCTCATTGGCAATCAGCCTTTTGGTGTTGTGCTTTCTGATGACCTGTGTGTTGCCGACGAAGACGGCGAAGGCGTGCTCGCGCAAATGGTGAAACTCTTCAAGCAATTCCGCTGCAGTATTGTAGCTGTGCAAGAAGTGCCTCAAGAGCAAATTAGCGCTTTTGGTGTAATTGCGGGTAGCCCTCTTAAAGAAAATATCTATCAGGTGAATGAAATGGTTGAAAAACCTGCGCCTGAAGATGCACCCAGTAACTTGGCGATCATTGGCCGTTATATCCTCACGCCGGACATTTTCGAAATTATTGAAAACACGCCTCCCGGCAAAAACAACGAAATTCAGCTTACCGATGCGCTGATGACGCAAGCGCGCAATGGCTGCGTATTGGCATACAAATTTAAAGGACGTCGTTTCGATTGCGGTAGTGTTGCGGGCTTCGTGGAAGCCACAAATTTCGTTTACGAAAACGTATACAGTCAAGATTAA
- a CDS encoding phosphomannomutase/phosphomannomutase/phosphoglucomutase, translating to MKKEITCFKAYDIRGRVPEQLNEDVAYRVGRAYVDYLNASKIVVGHDVRLTSEALTEALVNGITDAGADVIHIGQIGTEEVYFGTFHLGVDGGICVTASHNPMDYNGMKLVREGSKPISGDSGLDAIRAIAESGNFREPVRRGEVEHRNIRPDYIEHLLKYVDINNFKPLKIVCNAGNGGAGAVVDALEPHLPLEFVKIFHNPDGSFPNGIPNPLLPERRAAAITAVKESGADLGVAWDGDFDRCFFFDETGEFIEGYYVVGLLAEAFIKKFPGSKIVHDPRLSWNTVDIVEAGGGVPVMSKTGHAFIKERMREEDAVYGGEMSAHHYFRDFAYCDNGNIPWLLVAELMSITGKKLSELVADRVAKYPCSGEINNTVNDPVKIIESIEAHYAADAILMDKTDGLSVNFESWRFNIRMSSTEPLLRLNIESRGDKALMEQKTSELLVLVKEFDN from the coding sequence ATGAAAAAAGAAATCACCTGTTTTAAAGCTTACGACATTCGTGGCCGTGTACCCGAACAGCTGAATGAAGACGTTGCCTACCGTGTTGGGCGCGCCTATGTGGATTATTTAAATGCTTCAAAAATAGTAGTGGGCCACGATGTTCGCCTCACCAGTGAGGCTCTCACTGAGGCGCTTGTGAACGGTATTACAGATGCTGGGGCCGATGTGATTCATATCGGTCAGATTGGGACAGAAGAAGTATATTTCGGCACATTTCATTTGGGCGTTGATGGAGGCATTTGCGTCACAGCTAGCCATAACCCGATGGATTACAACGGTATGAAATTAGTACGTGAAGGTTCCAAACCCATTTCGGGAGATTCAGGGCTTGATGCTATTCGCGCAATTGCGGAATCTGGTAATTTTCGAGAACCGGTGCGTCGCGGTGAGGTGGAGCATCGTAATATCCGACCAGATTATATAGAGCATCTTCTCAAGTACGTGGATATCAACAACTTCAAACCTCTGAAGATCGTTTGTAACGCGGGTAATGGTGGTGCTGGGGCTGTCGTCGATGCCTTGGAACCACACCTGCCGCTCGAGTTTGTAAAAATATTTCACAACCCTGATGGGTCGTTTCCCAACGGTATTCCCAATCCATTGTTGCCGGAGAGGCGTGCAGCTGCGATTACTGCTGTAAAAGAATCCGGCGCAGATTTAGGAGTGGCGTGGGATGGTGATTTCGACCGTTGTTTTTTCTTTGATGAAACCGGTGAATTTATTGAAGGTTATTATGTTGTTGGTTTACTTGCCGAAGCGTTTATTAAAAAATTCCCCGGTTCAAAAATAGTTCACGACCCAAGACTTTCATGGAATACGGTCGATATTGTCGAAGCGGGCGGCGGTGTGCCAGTCATGAGTAAAACCGGGCACGCATTTATCAAAGAAAGAATGCGTGAAGAAGATGCTGTATACGGCGGTGAAATGAGTGCACATCACTATTTTCGCGATTTTGCTTATTGTGATAACGGCAATATTCCGTGGTTGTTGGTTGCTGAATTAATGTCAATTACGGGGAAAAAACTCTCGGAATTGGTTGCTGACCGCGTCGCCAAATACCCCTGCAGCGGTGAAATAAACAACACCGTGAATGACCCAGTGAAAATTATCGAATCAATCGAAGCGCACTATGCTGCTGACGCGATTCTGATGGATAAAACCGATGGTTTGTCCGTTAACTTTGAGTCTTGGCGCTTTAATATCCGTATGTCCAGTACTGAACCGTTACTCCGATTAAACATAGAGAGTCGTGGAGATAAGGCACTGATGGAGCAAAAAACCAGCGAACTACTTGTATTGGTGAAAGAGTTTGATAACTAA
- a CDS encoding putative oxidoreductase, with amino-acid sequence MKLIFLIDVYAKKLGTLLPEWLLLLASRVAVFMIFWTSAQNKLGGSTIMGQKWMFWDVNHSTLMLFEYEYALPFIPAKTAAYITTWAEFFLSLFLLLGLFTRVSALSLIIITLVIQVFVYPGAWASHLLWAVVLIYLLKNGSGAIALENIRRT; translated from the coding sequence ATGAAACTTATCTTCCTCATAGACGTCTATGCAAAAAAATTGGGTACCCTCTTACCTGAATGGTTACTATTATTGGCAAGCCGGGTAGCAGTATTTATGATTTTCTGGACATCTGCGCAAAACAAGCTGGGGGGTTCTACAATAATGGGTCAGAAATGGATGTTTTGGGATGTCAACCATTCGACTTTAATGTTATTTGAATACGAATATGCACTCCCGTTTATTCCAGCAAAAACAGCCGCGTACATAACCACCTGGGCAGAGTTTTTCCTTTCTCTGTTCCTACTATTGGGTTTATTTACACGAGTAAGTGCGCTGTCACTGATAATAATAACTTTAGTGATTCAGGTGTTTGTTTATCCAGGCGCTTGGGCATCCCACCTACTCTGGGCAGTGGTACTCATTTACTTACTGAAAAATGGCAGCGGTGCAATTGCCCTGGAAAATATTCGACGCACATAA
- a CDS encoding putative DNA-binding protein — protein sequence MAIKEIQRAFRKMVFSHQAPFELETELVPYSREELEERLSIYRNNVYYGLIDALKETFTSVANMVGEDFFNAMTKVYIEQYPPKHTAMVLLGEEFPRFIASFEPVQKLPYLSDLARLDWARHCAYHAAEATPLKPEAFALIADQHLARAHFSFHPSKQLLRSEFAIFSLWELAHAEQKNTTSKLEVNSAESILVVRPDAKIETYRLSDSIFTFVECLFNGQTLHDALAHTMYHYKEAFNSSEAVAFLIASQLVVSIYPGASA from the coding sequence GTGGCCATTAAAGAGATCCAGCGGGCATTTAGAAAAATGGTTTTCAGCCATCAGGCGCCTTTTGAACTCGAGACGGAACTTGTTCCTTACTCACGCGAAGAGTTGGAAGAACGCCTCAGTATCTACCGTAACAATGTGTATTACGGCCTTATTGATGCACTGAAAGAGACCTTCACCAGCGTTGCCAACATGGTCGGTGAGGATTTCTTTAACGCGATGACTAAAGTTTACATCGAACAATATCCGCCAAAACATACTGCAATGGTTTTACTTGGCGAAGAATTCCCACGTTTTATTGCATCCTTTGAACCGGTTCAGAAACTCCCTTATTTGAGCGATTTAGCGCGTTTGGATTGGGCGCGGCATTGCGCATACCACGCCGCAGAGGCAACACCCTTAAAACCCGAAGCCTTCGCATTGATAGCTGACCAACATCTCGCGCGCGCGCACTTTTCTTTCCATCCCAGTAAACAACTGTTGCGCTCAGAATTCGCAATATTTAGCTTGTGGGAGTTGGCGCATGCTGAACAGAAAAATACGACCTCAAAGTTAGAGGTTAATTCAGCTGAGAGTATTTTGGTGGTTCGACCGGACGCTAAAATTGAAACTTACAGGTTGAGCGACTCTATATTTACTTTTGTTGAATGCCTTTTTAACGGTCAAACACTGCATGATGCGCTAGCGCATACTATGTACCACTACAAAGAAGCCTTTAATTCAAGTGAAGCGGTCGCTTTCCTGATAGCTTCTCAGTTAGTAGTCTCTATTTACCCCGGCGCGAGCGCATGA
- a CDS encoding putative membrane protein, whose product MKNLSKNLAISSAIAAGVAMVSSTTIAHAAKPTMEKCYGIVKAGKNDCAIKSQGTSCAGQAKKDGIGDAWIYVPNGKCEAIIGGSLEPKTDK is encoded by the coding sequence ATGAAAAATTTGTCAAAAAATCTCGCCATTTCCAGTGCAATCGCCGCCGGGGTTGCCATGGTATCTTCGACGACTATTGCTCACGCCGCTAAACCCACCATGGAAAAATGTTACGGCATCGTTAAAGCTGGCAAGAATGACTGCGCCATCAAAAGCCAGGGCACTAGCTGTGCAGGGCAAGCTAAAAAAGATGGCATTGGCGATGCGTGGATTTATGTACCTAACGGTAAGTGCGAAGCAATTATCGGTGGCAGCCTAGAACCTAAAACCGACAAATGA
- a CDS encoding glucose-6-phosphate isomerase, giving the protein MQNKLSDRFNNWEQLIEAANGWKSKTLAQAFADDTNRAARYTATAAGLQLDYSKNHIDENTLGLLLATAEQADLSGAIKRLMRGDHVNNTEDRPALHTALRYSGEPSTEEEQAVAATLTKMSGLIESVHSGNWKGYTGEQITDVVNIGIGGSDLGPRMVTKALTPFHTGHVNVHFVANIDGAEIYDLTQKLNPTTTLFLVASKSFSTLETLENSLTARKWMLDNGCAENQLKYHFVAISSKVDKAVEFGIDAENVYPLWDWVGGRYSLWSAIGMPIAFAVGMENFNKLRLGAAAMDEHFANAPLDKNIPVLMGLLMFWYSNLMGSDTQAILPYAYHLQLLPAYLQQLEMESNGKSVTKDGVKVDYQTGSIVWGTEGTNGQHSFHQLLHQGTTMVPIDFIATLQAHHPIAHQHKYLFANCVAQSQALMTGRDLATTEAELRAAGVGEAEIATLAPHKVHPGNRPSNVVLMEKLTPETLGALIAAYEHKVYTLGVLWNINSYDQWGVELGKLLGTHIATAISTTDIPGDWDSSTQTLVRKFNEANKSL; this is encoded by the coding sequence ATGCAAAATAAATTATCCGACCGATTTAATAACTGGGAACAACTGATAGAAGCCGCCAACGGCTGGAAGAGCAAAACCCTTGCACAAGCTTTTGCAGACGACACCAACCGCGCAGCCAGATACACCGCAACCGCCGCCGGTTTGCAACTGGATTATTCTAAAAACCATATCGACGAAAACACCCTGGGCTTATTGTTGGCTACCGCAGAACAGGCCGACTTAAGTGGCGCGATCAAGCGTTTAATGCGCGGCGATCATGTGAACAACACCGAAGATCGACCTGCCTTGCACACGGCCTTGCGGTATTCCGGCGAACCGAGCACGGAAGAAGAGCAAGCTGTGGCAGCCACACTGACCAAAATGTCTGGCCTTATCGAATCGGTTCACAGCGGCAATTGGAAAGGTTACACAGGCGAACAGATCACTGATGTGGTTAACATCGGCATTGGAGGTTCCGACCTGGGGCCCCGCATGGTCACCAAGGCTCTCACGCCATTTCATACCGGCCACGTAAACGTGCATTTTGTTGCCAATATCGACGGCGCTGAAATTTACGATTTAACGCAAAAGCTCAACCCGACGACCACCCTGTTTTTAGTTGCATCTAAATCATTTTCAACACTAGAAACGCTTGAGAACTCGTTAACTGCTCGCAAATGGATGCTCGATAACGGCTGTGCCGAAAACCAGCTGAAATATCATTTCGTGGCAATATCCTCCAAGGTCGACAAGGCGGTGGAATTCGGTATCGATGCTGAGAACGTCTACCCCTTGTGGGACTGGGTAGGCGGCCGTTACTCACTGTGGTCCGCTATTGGAATGCCAATCGCATTTGCTGTGGGTATGGAAAACTTTAACAAATTGCGGCTCGGCGCCGCAGCCATGGACGAGCATTTCGCCAACGCCCCACTGGACAAAAATATTCCCGTGCTAATGGGATTACTGATGTTTTGGTACAGCAATTTAATGGGTAGCGACACCCAGGCCATATTGCCCTATGCGTACCACTTGCAGCTATTGCCCGCCTACCTTCAGCAATTAGAGATGGAAAGCAACGGTAAAAGCGTGACCAAAGATGGCGTAAAAGTCGATTACCAAACGGGTTCCATTGTTTGGGGAACTGAAGGCACTAACGGTCAACACTCATTCCACCAATTGTTGCATCAGGGAACCACTATGGTGCCCATCGATTTCATCGCGACCCTGCAAGCTCACCACCCGATTGCGCACCAACATAAGTATTTATTCGCTAATTGCGTAGCGCAAAGCCAAGCATTGATGACCGGGCGTGACCTGGCTACGACAGAAGCCGAGCTGCGTGCAGCTGGCGTCGGTGAAGCGGAAATTGCCACTCTGGCGCCGCACAAGGTTCACCCAGGCAACCGCCCTAGCAATGTGGTACTCATGGAAAAGCTCACGCCCGAAACACTTGGCGCACTAATCGCGGCTTATGAGCACAAGGTTTACACCCTCGGCGTGCTCTGGAATATCAACTCTTACGATCAATGGGGCGTAGAGCTCGGTAAGCTACTCGGCACACATATCGCCACCGCCATTAGCACCACCGATATTCCTGGCGATTGGGACTCATCCACTCAAACGTTAGTGCGTAAATTCAACGAAGCCAACAAATCGCTTTAA
- a CDS encoding octaprenyl-diphosphate synthase, with protein sequence MQSFHKVVEADFAAVNRLIIEKLHSDVDLVENIGHYIVDAGGKRLRPLLVLLTSNALGYQGSAHIELAAIIEFIHTATLLHDDVVDVSSLRRGRPTANAQWGNAPSILVGDFLYSRAFQMMVAVGDIDVMAIMSNTTNVISEGEVQQLVNTNDPDVSEQNYLVVIHKKTAALFEAACEIGAVIAGASATQRACAKQIGYHLGVAFQLVDDALDYQGDAASLGKNVGDDLAEGKPTLPLIHAITHSSDTEVELIRAAIRAGGIDKLQQIISIVRERGGLEYTMRCANTHADEALALIEQLPASPFQSALADLTRFSVNRTI encoded by the coding sequence ATGCAGTCATTTCACAAAGTTGTTGAGGCCGACTTTGCCGCCGTAAACAGGCTTATCATCGAAAAGTTACACTCCGACGTAGATCTCGTCGAAAACATCGGTCACTACATTGTTGATGCGGGTGGTAAACGGCTGCGACCACTTTTGGTATTATTGACGTCCAATGCATTAGGTTATCAAGGCAGCGCGCATATTGAGCTGGCCGCAATTATCGAGTTCATTCACACAGCAACACTGCTGCACGATGACGTTGTCGATGTGTCATCGCTAAGGCGGGGCCGCCCCACAGCCAATGCCCAATGGGGTAATGCGCCTAGCATCCTGGTCGGGGATTTTCTGTATTCCCGTGCCTTCCAAATGATGGTAGCGGTCGGCGATATCGATGTAATGGCCATTATGTCGAACACTACCAACGTTATTTCAGAGGGCGAGGTTCAACAGCTGGTTAATACCAACGACCCGGATGTCAGTGAACAAAATTACCTGGTGGTAATCCATAAAAAAACCGCAGCCCTGTTCGAAGCAGCTTGTGAAATAGGCGCGGTAATTGCTGGCGCCTCAGCGACCCAGCGGGCATGTGCCAAACAAATTGGCTATCACCTTGGCGTTGCTTTCCAATTGGTTGACGATGCGCTCGATTACCAGGGTGACGCAGCCTCATTGGGTAAAAATGTGGGTGATGACCTTGCCGAGGGTAAACCAACACTGCCTCTAATCCACGCGATTACGCACAGCAGCGACACTGAAGTTGAATTAATTCGCGCAGCGATTCGCGCTGGAGGTATCGATAAACTGCAACAAATTATCTCTATCGTGCGCGAGCGCGGTGGCCTGGAGTACACCATGCGGTGTGCCAACACACATGCTGACGAGGCTTTGGCACTGATTGAACAACTGCCCGCCTCGCCGTTTCAATCCGCCCTGGCGGATCTCACGCGTTTTTCGGTTAATCGCACTATTTAA
- a CDS encoding fructose-bisphosphate aldolase — protein sequence MSKVLEAVKPGVATGDDVQKIFEIAKANNFALPAVNCVGTDSVNAVLEAAAKVKSPVVIQFSNGGAAFFAGKGLKAEGQEAQVLGAIAGAKHVHQLAEAYGVPVILHTDHAAKKLLPWIDGLLDAGEKHFAETGKPLFSSHMIDLSEESLEENIELCAKYLDRMTKMGMTLEIELGCTGGEEDGVDNTGMDSSELYTQPEDVAYAYENLIKISPRFTIAAAFGNVHGVYKPGNVQLTPKILDNSQKYCSEKFGLAEKSLNFVFHGGSGSSEAEIKEAIGYGVIKMNIDTDTQWATWDGIMNYYKANEGYLQGQIGNPEGEDKPNKKYYDPRVWLRKGQESMVARLEQAFSDLNAVDVL from the coding sequence ATGTCCAAAGTTTTAGAAGCCGTTAAGCCTGGTGTTGCCACTGGTGACGATGTACAGAAGATTTTCGAGATTGCCAAAGCCAACAACTTTGCGCTGCCGGCAGTGAACTGTGTTGGTACAGATTCCGTAAATGCCGTGCTGGAAGCCGCAGCCAAAGTGAAATCGCCGGTTGTTATCCAGTTTTCAAACGGTGGTGCCGCATTTTTTGCAGGCAAAGGCCTCAAAGCTGAAGGTCAAGAGGCCCAAGTGCTCGGCGCAATTGCTGGTGCGAAGCATGTGCATCAGTTGGCGGAAGCCTACGGCGTACCTGTAATTTTGCACACCGACCACGCCGCCAAAAAACTGTTACCCTGGATTGACGGGTTGCTGGACGCAGGAGAAAAACATTTTGCTGAAACAGGTAAACCTCTGTTCAGCTCTCACATGATCGACCTCTCTGAAGAAAGCCTCGAAGAAAATATTGAGCTGTGTGCCAAATATCTGGATCGAATGACCAAGATGGGCATGACCCTTGAAATCGAACTCGGTTGCACCGGTGGCGAAGAAGATGGCGTCGACAACACGGGTATGGACAGTTCTGAGTTATACACCCAGCCTGAAGATGTCGCGTATGCCTACGAAAACCTGATCAAGATCAGTCCGCGCTTCACCATTGCTGCGGCATTCGGCAATGTACACGGCGTTTATAAGCCCGGAAATGTTCAACTCACCCCGAAAATCCTCGACAACTCCCAGAAGTATTGCTCCGAGAAGTTCGGCCTGGCCGAAAAATCATTGAATTTTGTGTTCCACGGTGGTTCGGGTTCATCTGAAGCTGAAATTAAGGAAGCCATCGGGTACGGTGTAATCAAAATGAACATCGACACTGATACCCAATGGGCAACCTGGGACGGCATAATGAATTATTACAAAGCCAACGAAGGCTACCTGCAGGGTCAAATCGGCAATCCCGAAGGTGAAGACAAGCCCAACAAGAAATACTACGACCCACGGGTTTGGTTGCGTAAAGGCCAGGAGTCGATGGTAGCTCGTCTCGAACAGGCTTTCTCAGACTTGAACGCGGTTGATGTGCTATAA